A genome region from Tolypothrix sp. PCC 7712 includes the following:
- a CDS encoding TonB-dependent receptor, protein MKLQKLLHILFVSGSVWVVMVNSAIPAERFAIAQPDSQQQPKNIERNTSNNLKTGYIASSLAQAPTPEVIAITGVKANPTDKGVEVILETTQGEQLQVTNRSTGNNFITDITGGQLRLPNGDAFTFRSEKPLAGITEITVTNIDANTVRVTVVGEKTLPTVELFDDNAGLIFAVASTTTATQPPQTPPVEEQPEQPAAQQDEPIELVVTGEQDGYRVPNTSTGTRTDTPLRDIPQSIQVVPQQVLRDQQITRLDDALRNIPGVTQDFGPGQSIFYRIRGFENTGNNFLRNGLPDPGAGELVELASVEQVEVLKGPGSVLFGLGNPGGSINLVTKRPLNEPFYGVDATFGSDSYYRGAIDLSGPLNDSKTVLYRLNTAYRNSGSFVDSYTSENFNISPVISVAISKNTNLTIEGDYINAKDFFRLPGVPTIGTIFPNPNGKIPRNRNLAEPSDIIEQTVTRIGYQLEHKFNDSWSLRNAFVYNYRDYYDRIHLPSGLDADNRTLNRFYREFDFASTAYTFTTNTVGKFSTGAIEHQLLFGVDVHRFENRTPKFRGAAGAPIDIFNPVYGQPRPQLGDEFSDATTTNSLGIYLQDQIALTNNLKVLLGIRFDTFDQKAEDFTFQLASSKSDSAFSPRLGIVYQPIPAISLYASYVSSFAPANGLISPGDALSNSFEPERGRQYEAGVKADFSDRLSATLAFYDLTRSNVLTADPNNPGFQIQTGEQNSQGMELSLTGEILPGWNIIAGYAYTDARITEDNTFQPGNQLPNTPYHSFNLWTTYQIQQGNLQGLGFGLGLFFVGDRAGDLANTYDVPSYLRTDAAIYYNRDKFRVALNFKNLFDVEYFEYAVNSTRVNYGQPLTIQGTVSWQF, encoded by the coding sequence ATGAAGCTGCAAAAATTACTACATATATTGTTTGTTTCTGGTTCGGTTTGGGTAGTAATGGTGAATAGTGCGATTCCTGCGGAACGCTTTGCGATCGCACAACCAGATTCGCAACAGCAACCCAAAAACATCGAGCGCAATACCAGCAATAATCTCAAAACCGGATATATCGCCTCTTCTTTAGCGCAAGCACCCACACCAGAAGTTATCGCCATTACAGGAGTAAAAGCCAATCCCACCGATAAAGGTGTGGAGGTAATTTTAGAGACAACCCAAGGGGAACAACTGCAAGTCACCAATCGCAGTACAGGTAATAACTTTATTACCGATATCACTGGCGGACAGTTGCGGCTACCTAACGGTGACGCTTTCACATTCCGTTCCGAAAAACCACTTGCGGGAATTACTGAGATAACAGTTACGAATATTGATGCTAATACTGTGCGGGTAACTGTAGTAGGTGAAAAAACTTTACCCACAGTGGAATTATTTGATGATAATGCAGGGTTAATTTTTGCCGTAGCATCTACAACAACAGCGACTCAACCACCACAAACGCCACCCGTTGAGGAACAACCAGAACAGCCAGCAGCACAGCAAGATGAGCCGATTGAGTTGGTGGTGACAGGAGAACAAGATGGATATCGTGTACCGAATACCTCAACTGGGACAAGAACCGATACACCTTTAAGAGATATTCCCCAATCAATTCAAGTAGTACCGCAACAGGTATTGCGCGACCAGCAAATAACTCGTTTAGATGATGCTTTGAGAAATATTCCTGGTGTGACTCAGGATTTTGGCCCTGGTCAGTCTATCTTTTACAGGATTCGGGGATTTGAAAACACAGGTAATAACTTCCTCAGAAATGGACTACCCGATCCCGGTGCTGGAGAATTAGTTGAACTTGCTAGTGTAGAACAAGTCGAAGTTCTCAAAGGGCCAGGATCAGTGCTATTTGGTTTAGGTAATCCTGGGGGAAGTATCAATTTAGTCACTAAGCGTCCCTTGAATGAACCTTTTTATGGTGTTGATGCAACTTTTGGTAGTGATAGCTACTACCGGGGTGCGATTGATTTATCTGGGCCATTGAATGACTCGAAAACAGTCTTGTATCGTCTGAATACAGCCTACAGAAACTCAGGTAGTTTTGTCGATTCCTATACAAGTGAAAACTTCAATATTTCACCCGTGATTAGTGTCGCAATTAGCAAAAATACTAACTTAACCATAGAAGGGGATTACATTAATGCAAAAGATTTTTTCCGATTACCTGGTGTACCAACAATAGGGACGATATTTCCTAACCCTAACGGCAAAATACCCCGTAATCGTAACTTGGCTGAACCTTCCGATATCATTGAACAGACAGTTACAAGAATAGGCTATCAACTAGAACACAAATTTAATGACAGTTGGTCATTACGCAATGCTTTTGTGTATAACTATCGTGATTATTACGATAGAATACACCTTCCCTCTGGCTTAGATGCAGATAATCGCACTCTAAATCGTTTTTACCGAGAATTTGACTTTGCAAGTACAGCTTATACTTTCACTACAAATACTGTTGGCAAGTTTTCTACTGGTGCAATTGAACATCAACTATTATTTGGAGTTGATGTGCATCGTTTTGAAAACAGAACACCAAAATTTAGAGGTGCAGCAGGTGCGCCAATTGATATTTTTAATCCTGTTTACGGTCAGCCACGCCCTCAGCTTGGGGATGAATTTAGCGATGCAACTACCACCAACTCATTAGGAATTTATTTACAAGATCAGATTGCTCTGACAAATAATTTAAAGGTGCTATTAGGTATACGGTTTGATACTTTTGATCAGAAGGCAGAAGATTTTACTTTTCAATTAGCAAGTAGTAAGTCAGATAGTGCATTTAGCCCTCGTTTGGGAATTGTCTATCAACCCATACCAGCGATTTCACTTTATGCTAGTTACGTTAGTTCATTTGCTCCCGCCAACGGATTAATTTCACCTGGTGATGCTTTGAGTAATTCCTTTGAACCGGAAAGAGGGAGACAGTATGAGGCTGGGGTAAAGGCAGATTTTAGCGATCGCCTTTCGGCAACATTAGCATTCTATGACCTAACTCGGAGTAATGTTTTAACAGCAGACCCCAATAATCCAGGTTTTCAAATCCAAACTGGTGAACAAAATAGCCAAGGTATGGAACTGAGTCTGACAGGGGAAATTTTGCCAGGATGGAATATTATTGCAGGCTATGCTTATACTGATGCACGGATTACTGAAGATAATACTTTTCAGCCAGGAAACCAATTGCCAAATACGCCATATCATTCTTTCAATTTATGGACAACCTATCAAATTCAACAAGGTAATTTACAAGGTTTAGGCTTTGGTTTAGGCTTGTTTTTTGTAGGCGATCGCGCTGGAGATTTAGCCAATACTTACGATGTTCCTAGCTATCTTCGCACTGATGCAGCAATTTACTATAACCGAGATAAATTTAGAGTTGCACTTAATTTTAAAAATCTATTTGACGTAGAATATTTTGAATATGCAGTGAATTCTACTCGCGTTAACTACGGGCAGCCTTTGACGATTCAAGGAACAGTTTCCTGGCAATTTTAA
- a CDS encoding ABC transporter substrate-binding protein yields the protein MRYFLGWLILGILGFTLLTACNHHTFQNISSLPKQPTAECRMVKHTMGETCVPINPQRVVTLSLSTLGNTLALGVKPIGATNEVQIDNNSLTYLQKKTDGIKLLGISRPNLEATLLLKPDVIIGLDWFKPIYPLLSQIAPTVLDKSDYANWQKHLSFVAEVLGKQKTEKALWQHYHQRMEQLQQALGDRYQNKKISFIYIGRNQINIDAKNSYAGSIISDAHLQRPASQNVDAPYGAFPISLEELKKADGDILFVTTFSKSGNEFLKNKQQEPLWKNLKAVRDNQVYYVDFMSWAASNMLGTDAVIDDLFKYLIHTP from the coding sequence ATGCGATATTTTTTGGGTTGGTTAATATTAGGCATCTTGGGATTTACTCTGCTTACAGCTTGCAATCATCATACATTTCAAAATATATCCTCTTTACCTAAACAACCAACAGCAGAATGTCGCATGGTTAAACATACAATGGGGGAAACTTGTGTACCTATTAACCCCCAGCGTGTGGTTACTTTATCTTTATCTACTTTAGGTAATACACTAGCACTTGGTGTTAAACCCATTGGTGCAACTAACGAAGTCCAGATAGACAACAACTCTTTGACATACCTTCAGAAAAAAACAGATGGAATAAAACTCCTGGGAATTTCTCGACCCAATTTAGAAGCAACATTATTACTCAAACCTGATGTAATTATTGGTTTGGATTGGTTCAAGCCAATTTATCCTTTATTATCCCAAATTGCTCCTACAGTGTTGGATAAAAGTGATTATGCAAACTGGCAAAAACATCTGAGTTTTGTCGCTGAAGTATTAGGCAAACAAAAAACTGAAAAAGCACTTTGGCAACACTATCATCAGCGCATGGAACAGCTACAACAAGCATTAGGAGATCGCTATCAAAACAAAAAAATATCTTTTATATATATCGGACGCAACCAAATAAACATTGATGCCAAAAACTCTTATGCTGGCTCAATTATTAGCGATGCTCATTTACAACGTCCAGCCTCACAAAATGTTGATGCTCCCTATGGAGCTTTCCCTATTTCCCTAGAGGAATTAAAAAAAGCAGATGGTGATATTTTATTCGTGACAACTTTTTCTAAAAGTGGCAATGAATTTTTGAAAAATAAACAACAAGAGCCACTTTGGAAAAATCTTAAAGCTGTGCGAGATAATCAGGTTTATTATGTTGATTTTATGTCATGGGCTGCATCAAATATGTTAGGAACTGATGCAGTTATTGATGACTTATTTAAATACCTAATTCACACACCTTAA
- a CDS encoding ABC transporter ATP-binding protein — protein sequence MTATVLPRLNKPSPLQRLLNYGQKYRGQIYQASTYSVINTILDIAPPWLVGIAVDILVQQQDSVIAKFGIKEVVWQFALLSLITIIIWVFESLSQYAYDRLWRNVAQNIQHNLRLDAYNHLQQLESAYFEDSSTGGLMSILSDDINQLEDFLNGGANEIIQVTTSLIILIAGAFFILPLNITLTAMLPMPFILWGSFIYQKRLEPRYADVREKVGFLNSRLANNISGITTIKSFTAENYENARLAEESEAYRKSNTKAIKLSAAFVPLIRMLVLAGFTALLFLGGMAAYSGKISIGNYSVLLVLVQRLLWPLVFLGETFDHYQRAMASTRRVMDLLDTPIEITTGDLPLIVENVRGEVDFKKITFAYRNRDAIIKDLSLHIPAGKTIAVVGSTGSGKSTLVKLLLRFYDVSSGAITIDGIDIQKLNLFDLRRSIGLVSQDVFLFHGTVAENIAYGTFDATEEAIIHAAKVAEAQDFIIRLPQGYETIVGERGQKLSGGQRQRIAIARAVLKNPPILILDEATSAVDNETEAAIQRSLEKITVNRTTIAIAHRLSTIRHSHCIYVMEHGQIVEQGTHKELIALDGVYASLWRVQSGI from the coding sequence ATGACAGCAACAGTTCTTCCCAGACTAAATAAACCCTCCCCACTCCAACGCTTACTTAACTATGGACAAAAATATCGCGGACAAATTTATCAAGCTTCTACCTATTCTGTAATTAATACTATTTTAGATATAGCACCACCTTGGTTAGTTGGGATTGCGGTAGATATATTAGTCCAACAACAAGATTCTGTGATCGCTAAATTTGGTATTAAAGAAGTCGTATGGCAATTTGCTCTACTTTCATTAATTACCATTATTATTTGGGTCTTTGAATCACTTTCTCAATATGCCTATGACAGACTTTGGCGTAATGTTGCTCAAAATATCCAGCATAATTTACGCTTAGATGCCTACAATCATTTACAACAATTAGAATCAGCTTATTTTGAAGACAGTAGTACAGGCGGTTTGATGTCGATTCTCAGCGATGATATCAACCAACTCGAAGACTTTTTAAATGGTGGAGCAAATGAAATTATTCAAGTAACAACTTCATTAATAATTTTAATTGCTGGTGCATTTTTCATTTTACCACTCAACATCACTTTGACAGCAATGTTACCTATGCCTTTTATTCTTTGGGGTTCATTTATCTATCAAAAACGTCTCGAACCTCGTTATGCTGATGTTAGAGAAAAAGTTGGTTTTCTCAACTCAAGGCTGGCTAATAATATTAGTGGAATTACCACAATTAAAAGTTTCACAGCAGAAAATTATGAAAATGCCAGACTAGCGGAAGAAAGTGAAGCCTATAGAAAAAGTAATACCAAAGCAATTAAACTTTCTGCGGCCTTTGTTCCCTTAATTAGAATGTTGGTTTTAGCTGGGTTTACTGCTTTATTATTCCTAGGAGGTATGGCTGCATATTCAGGAAAAATATCTATAGGTAATTATAGTGTTTTATTGGTTCTTGTACAAAGATTATTATGGCCATTAGTCTTTTTAGGAGAAACTTTTGATCACTATCAACGGGCGATGGCTTCTACTAGGCGCGTTATGGATTTATTAGATACTCCCATTGAAATTACTACGGGAGATTTGCCTTTAATTGTTGAAAATGTGCGGGGTGAAGTAGATTTTAAAAAAATTACTTTTGCTTATCGAAATAGAGATGCAATAATTAAGGATTTATCCTTACATATCCCTGCGGGAAAAACTATTGCTGTTGTTGGTTCTACAGGTTCAGGTAAAAGCACTTTAGTGAAATTATTATTGCGTTTTTATGATGTTTCGAGTGGTGCAATTACGATTGACGGCATTGATATTCAAAAGTTGAATTTATTCGATTTGCGTCGCAGCATTGGCTTAGTTAGTCAAGATGTGTTCTTATTTCATGGTACAGTGGCAGAAAATATTGCCTACGGTACGTTTGATGCAACAGAAGAAGCCATTATTCATGCGGCAAAAGTAGCTGAAGCTCAAGATTTTATTATACGGCTTCCCCAAGGTTATGAAACCATTGTTGGGGAACGAGGTCAAAAGTTATCAGGAGGACAACGCCAACGTATTGCTATAGCTAGAGCAGTTTTGAAAAATCCGCCAATTTTGATTTTAGATGAGGCAACATCTGCGGTAGATAATGAAACGGAAGCAGCAATTCAGCGTTCTTTAGAAAAGATTACAGTCAATCGGACAACGATCGCGATCGCGCACCGACTTTCGACAATTCGTCACAGTCATTGCATATATGTGATGGAGCATGGTCAAATTGTCGAGCAGGGTACACATAAAGAATTAATCGCCCTTGATGGAGTTTATGCGAGCCTGTGGCGTGTACAGTCTGGGATTTAG
- a CDS encoding MFS transporter: MQNYLIIWLGQMVSLIGSSMTAFAFAIWVWELTHQATALALFQVFAQIPQILITPIAGVLVDRINRKLLMIVGDTVGGIVTITVLLLYVTDHLQLWHLYITFAVKRTFEQFQELAYSASISTIVPKQQYSRASSLSFLASNGAIIIAPALAGVLYEIIGLVGILSIDIISFLFAIATVLGVHIPQLAIAQFNQKKSTHIIEDMSFGFKYIIKHPSLLTLLILTAIFWFIYDVGDSVYKPMILERSGNDASILGSLYAAVGVGGVLGVLLINIWGGSKSLIKGVLFGMIGTALGKIILGLGRTPVIWIPAQLCSSFNYPLLGSYVDAIWLAKVQPQLQGRVFATQSMILLLTSAIANLAGGTVADRIFEPAMMPGGSFAPLFGSIFGTEKGAGMALMYVISSLGLLLVGISGYVIRRIREIETILPDYEDVT; the protein is encoded by the coding sequence ATGCAAAATTATCTTATCATCTGGCTTGGTCAGATGGTTTCTTTAATTGGCAGTAGTATGACTGCCTTTGCTTTTGCTATATGGGTTTGGGAACTAACACATCAAGCAACAGCATTAGCCTTATTTCAAGTCTTTGCACAAATACCACAAATTTTGATTACCCCTATTGCTGGTGTACTTGTCGATAGAATCAATCGCAAGTTGCTGATGATAGTTGGGGATACCGTAGGCGGTATAGTGACAATTACTGTTTTATTACTTTATGTAACAGATCATCTGCAATTATGGCATTTGTATATAACTTTTGCTGTGAAACGCACTTTTGAACAATTTCAAGAACTTGCCTACTCAGCATCAATATCTACAATAGTACCCAAACAGCAATATAGCAGGGCTAGTAGCTTAAGTTTTTTGGCAAGTAATGGTGCAATCATAATTGCTCCGGCTTTAGCTGGTGTTCTTTATGAAATTATTGGACTTGTGGGGATTTTAAGCATTGATATCATATCTTTCTTATTTGCGATCGCTACAGTCTTAGGCGTACATATTCCCCAACTTGCGATCGCACAATTCAATCAAAAAAAGTCTACACATATTATTGAGGATATGAGTTTTGGTTTTAAATACATCATCAAGCATCCTAGTTTGCTGACTTTACTAATATTGACGGCAATATTTTGGTTTATTTACGATGTTGGTGATTCTGTTTATAAACCAATGATTCTAGAACGCTCTGGTAATGACGCTAGTATTTTAGGTAGCTTATATGCCGCAGTGGGAGTTGGAGGTGTATTAGGTGTTTTGCTAATTAATATCTGGGGTGGCAGCAAAAGTCTAATTAAAGGCGTACTATTCGGTATGATCGGCACTGCATTAGGCAAAATTATACTTGGTTTAGGTCGTACACCTGTAATTTGGATTCCGGCTCAGTTATGCTCATCCTTTAATTATCCATTGCTTGGTAGCTACGTTGATGCTATCTGGCTAGCTAAAGTACAACCGCAATTGCAAGGACGTGTTTTTGCTACCCAATCAATGATACTGTTGCTCACTTCCGCGATCGCTAACTTAGCTGGAGGAACAGTTGCAGATCGAATTTTTGAGCCTGCGATGATGCCGGGAGGTAGTTTTGCACCCTTGTTTGGCAGTATATTTGGCACCGAAAAGGGTGCAGGTATGGCACTCATGTATGTCATATCGTCACTAGGCTTGTTGCTAGTAGGTATAAGCGGCTATGTAATTCGTAGAATACGTGAAATAGAGACAATCTTACCTGATTATGAAGATGTTACTTAA